The segment GATGAAAATTATTCCTGCAAGAGTTATAACTAATGTCAGAAGCAAAAAATTACTGTACATAAATCAAAAAATAAAGTGCAAATCACTGCGTCAAAAACATTTCGCGAGCCAAAGATAAGTTTTATTGATTTCATAGATGACAAAAATCATAGTTGAGATTTCATTCGTATATTTACCTTCGCTACAATAAATTTCAAAATGGAAAATATTAATTTTGAAGACAACTTCGAATCCAAACTTTCGCGCAATGAAAATATTGAGCCGAAGGATTGGATGCCCGAAGATTACCGCAAGGCAAACATCCGCCAGATTTCACAGCACGCGCATTCCGAAATCATTGGTATGCTTCCCGAAGGAAACTGGATTACACGCGCGCCTTCGCTGAGAAGAAAAATGGTGCTGCTCGCTAAAGTGCAGGATGAAGCGGGGCACGGGCTTTATCTTTATTCCGCTTGTGAAACTCTGGGAATTTCCCGCGAAGAAATTCTTGACCAGCTTTATACCGGCAAAGCAAAATATTCTTCCATCTTTAATTATCCTACGCTCACGTGGGCAGACATGGGCGCAATCGGCTGGCTCGTGGATGGCGCGGCAATTATGAATCAGGTGATGCTGCAGCGAACTTCTTATGGTCCCTATGCGCGCGCGATGGTTCGCATTTGCAAAGAAGAAAGTTTTCATCAGCGCCAGGGATATGAAATTATGTGCACGCTCGCAAAAGGTTCTCCCGCACAAAAAGAAATGGCGCAGGATGCTTTGAACCGCTGGTGGTGGCCAACGCTGATGATGTTCGGTCCGCCCGATAAAGAATCAATTCACACAGCGCAGGCGGTGAAATGGAAAATTAAGCGCGAGACCAACGACCAGTTGCGCCAGCGATTCGTAAACCAAACGGTTCCGCAGGGAGAAATGATTGGCTTGACTTTCCCCGATGAAAAATTAAAATGGAATGAATCGAAAAAGAATTATGATTTTGGTGAACCGAACTGGGAAGAATTTCAGAATGTGATTCACGGAAACGGGCCTTGCAATAAAGAAAGATTGAGCACACGCGTTACAGCACACAAAGAAGGAAAATGGGTTCGCGAAGCATTGGAAGCATACGCAAACAAAAAGAAAAAAGTCGCAGCATAAAAATATTTTACTATGTCAGACCAGGGAATAGTTTGGGAAGTTTTCGTGCAGAAAAAACCGGGACAGCCGTTCGTTCACTGCGGAAATGTTCACGCGCACGATGCCGAACTTGCATTGCAAAACGCCCGCGACCTTTACGCGCGAAGAAATGAAGGCACTGCGCTTTGGGTAGTTCCCGCAAAATATATTGTGGCTTCCTCGCCCGAAGATGTCGGTCCTTTCTTTGATCCGGCAAACGAAAAAATTTATCGTCACCCGACTTTCTATACTGTACCGGAAGGAATCAGCCATATGTAAAATGTAAGATGGCAAAAGGCAGATGGATTTTTTTCTATGACTAAAAACTAATGACTAATAAGGAAGCACTTTTCAATTATTGTCTCCGCCTTGGCGATAACAATTTAATTCTCGGCCATCGCTTGTCTGAATGGACTGGGCGCGGACCGATGCTTGAAGAAGAAATGGCATTGTGCAACATTGCGCTTGATTTGCTCGGACAGGCAAATTC is part of the Bacteroidota bacterium genome and harbors:
- the paaA gene encoding 1,2-phenylacetyl-CoA epoxidase subunit A; the encoded protein is MENINFEDNFESKLSRNENIEPKDWMPEDYRKANIRQISQHAHSEIIGMLPEGNWITRAPSLRRKMVLLAKVQDEAGHGLYLYSACETLGISREEILDQLYTGKAKYSSIFNYPTLTWADMGAIGWLVDGAAIMNQVMLQRTSYGPYARAMVRICKEESFHQRQGYEIMCTLAKGSPAQKEMAQDALNRWWWPTLMMFGPPDKESIHTAQAVKWKIKRETNDQLRQRFVNQTVPQGEMIGLTFPDEKLKWNESKKNYDFGEPNWEEFQNVIHGNGPCNKERLSTRVTAHKEGKWVREALEAYANKKKKVAA
- the paaB gene encoding 1,2-phenylacetyl-CoA epoxidase subunit B, with translation MSDQGIVWEVFVQKKPGQPFVHCGNVHAHDAELALQNARDLYARRNEGTALWVVPAKYIVASSPEDVGPFFDPANEKIYRHPTFYTVPEGISHM